One region of Oxalobacteraceae bacterium OTU3CAMAD1 genomic DNA includes:
- a CDS encoding TOBE domain-containing protein has protein sequence MKPTMELQGNVWMTIDGQKLGGHERVALLAAIASTGSITSAAKAVGMSYKGAWDAIEAMNNLAGEPLLERVAGGKGGGGTRLTPRGAQLVENFRKIDEEHRKFVAHLSGQSHALADDFLLIQRMKMKTSARNQFSGKVVEVKEGAVNDEITLEIVGGQHIVATITRDSSDSLGLTIGAEAFALIKASSVIVVAEMGTARLSARNQLAGKVTRLQAGAVNTEVSIELRGGGVIAAIVTRESGDALALEVGSEVSAVFKASSVIIGTPA, from the coding sequence ATGAAGCCGACCATGGAATTGCAGGGCAACGTCTGGATGACCATCGACGGCCAGAAGCTGGGAGGACACGAACGCGTGGCGCTGCTGGCGGCGATCGCCTCGACCGGCTCCATCACCAGCGCGGCCAAGGCGGTGGGCATGAGCTACAAGGGAGCATGGGACGCGATCGAGGCGATGAACAATCTGGCCGGCGAACCGTTGCTGGAGCGTGTCGCCGGCGGCAAGGGCGGCGGGGGCACGCGGTTGACTCCGCGCGGCGCGCAATTGGTCGAAAACTTTCGCAAGATCGACGAGGAGCACCGCAAATTCGTCGCGCATCTGAGCGGGCAGTCGCATGCGCTGGCAGATGATTTCCTGCTGATACAAAGGATGAAGATGAAAACCAGCGCGCGCAACCAGTTCAGCGGCAAGGTGGTCGAGGTGAAGGAAGGCGCCGTCAACGACGAGATCACGCTGGAGATCGTCGGCGGCCAGCATATCGTCGCCACCATCACGCGTGACAGCAGCGACAGTTTGGGGTTGACCATCGGCGCCGAAGCGTTTGCGTTGATAAAGGCGTCGTCGGTGATCGTGGTGGCGGAGATGGGAACGGCGCGCTTGTCGGCCCGTAATCAGCTGGCCGGTAAGGTCACGCGCCTGCAGGCCGGCGCCGTCAATACGGAAGTGAGCATCGAGTTGCGCGGTGGCGGCGTGATCGCCGCCATCGTTACCCGCGAGAGCGGCGACGCGCTGGCGCTGGAAGTCGGCAGCGAGGTGAGCGCCGTCTTCAAAGCATCGAGCGTCATCATCGGCACGCCCGCGTAG